One Dioscorea cayenensis subsp. rotundata cultivar TDr96_F1 chromosome 17, TDr96_F1_v2_PseudoChromosome.rev07_lg8_w22 25.fasta, whole genome shotgun sequence DNA window includes the following coding sequences:
- the LOC120280557 gene encoding probable protein phosphatase 2C 52 isoform X2, with translation MMVDTGASAEPGAVVNVSSEREHVGDGGYASGGWKSEDGKLSYGFSSFRGKRASMEDFFDVKSTIIDGNSVSLFGIFDGHGGSRAAEYLKEHLFENLTKHPLFLTDTKLAISETYQKTDADFLEAERYTFRDDGSTASTAVLVGSHLYVANVGDSRAVVSVAGKAIALSDDHKPNRSDERKRIENAGGVVLWAGTWRVGGVLAMSRAFGNRLLKQYVVAEPEIQEQEVNEELEFLVLASDGLWDVVPNEDAISLARLEEEPEAAARKLTETAYSRGSADNITCIVVRFHHEKMDVDSTPADDQN, from the exons ATGATGGTGGATACGGGAGCTTCGGCGGAGCCTGGAGCTGTTGTTAATGTCTCGTCGGAGAGGGAGCATGTGGGTGATGGTGGATATGCCAGTGGAGGATGGAAAAG TGAGGATGGAAAATTAAGCTATGGATTCTCAAGTTTTAGGGGAAAGAGAGCAAGCATGGAGGACTTCTTTGATgtaaaatcaacaataattgaTGGGAATTCTGTCAGTTTGTTCGGGATATTTGATG GTCATGGTGGTTCTCGTGCTGCCGAGTATTTGAAGGAGCACTTATTTGAAAACCTCACAAAGCATCCCCTGTTCTTGACTGATACAAAACTAGCTATCA GTGAAACTTATCAAAAAACTGATGCTGACTTCTTGGAAGCAGAACGCTATACCTTCAGGGATGACGGCTCTACTGCATCAACTGCTGTTTTAGTGGGGAGTCATTTGTATGTAGCAAATGTTGGGGATTCGCGTGCTGTAGTTTCAGTGGCTGGCAAAG ccATCGCTCTCTCAGATGATCACAAGCCAAACAGAAgtgatgagagaaagagaatcGAAAATGCTGGTGGAGTTGTACTGTGGGCTG GTACGTGGAGGGTAGGTGGTGTCTTGGCAATGTCACGTGCATTTGGTAATCGCCTATTGAAACAGTATGTTGTGGCAGAGCCCGAGATTCAG GAGCAAGAGGTTAATGAAGAACTTGAGTTTTTGGTGTTGGCTAGCGACGGATTGTGGGATGTTGTACCAAATGAG GATGCCATCTCCCTCGCAAGACTTGAAGAAGAGCCAGAGGCTGCCGCCCGGAAGCTTACAGAGACTGCATACTCCCGTGGAAGCGCAGACAATATCACATGCATCGTGGTGAGATTTCACCATGAAAAGATGGATGTAGATTCTACTCCTGCTGATGATCAAAATTAA
- the LOC120280557 gene encoding probable protein phosphatase 2C 52 isoform X1, with product MLCSCAVSVRNLVTRTKSLCGLSCVGDGHFKLSGRDLHARSGVTYPWGCRRFRVILTMMVDTGASAEPGAVVNVSSEREHVGDGGYASGGWKSEDGKLSYGFSSFRGKRASMEDFFDVKSTIIDGNSVSLFGIFDGHGGSRAAEYLKEHLFENLTKHPLFLTDTKLAISETYQKTDADFLEAERYTFRDDGSTASTAVLVGSHLYVANVGDSRAVVSVAGKAIALSDDHKPNRSDERKRIENAGGVVLWAGTWRVGGVLAMSRAFGNRLLKQYVVAEPEIQEQEVNEELEFLVLASDGLWDVVPNEDAISLARLEEEPEAAARKLTETAYSRGSADNITCIVVRFHHEKMDVDSTPADDQN from the exons ATGTTATGCTCATGCGCTGTTAGTGTGAGGAACTTGGTAACACGGACGAAGAGTCTGTGTGGGTTGTCTTGTGTTGGGGACGGGCATTTTAAGCTTTCTGGGAGGGATCTGCATGCTCGAAGTGGTGTGACTTATCCTTGGGGTTGTCGCCGATTCAGGGTGATCTTGACCATGATGGTGGATACGGGAGCTTCGGCGGAGCCTGGAGCTGTTGTTAATGTCTCGTCGGAGAGGGAGCATGTGGGTGATGGTGGATATGCCAGTGGAGGATGGAAAAG TGAGGATGGAAAATTAAGCTATGGATTCTCAAGTTTTAGGGGAAAGAGAGCAAGCATGGAGGACTTCTTTGATgtaaaatcaacaataattgaTGGGAATTCTGTCAGTTTGTTCGGGATATTTGATG GTCATGGTGGTTCTCGTGCTGCCGAGTATTTGAAGGAGCACTTATTTGAAAACCTCACAAAGCATCCCCTGTTCTTGACTGATACAAAACTAGCTATCA GTGAAACTTATCAAAAAACTGATGCTGACTTCTTGGAAGCAGAACGCTATACCTTCAGGGATGACGGCTCTACTGCATCAACTGCTGTTTTAGTGGGGAGTCATTTGTATGTAGCAAATGTTGGGGATTCGCGTGCTGTAGTTTCAGTGGCTGGCAAAG ccATCGCTCTCTCAGATGATCACAAGCCAAACAGAAgtgatgagagaaagagaatcGAAAATGCTGGTGGAGTTGTACTGTGGGCTG GTACGTGGAGGGTAGGTGGTGTCTTGGCAATGTCACGTGCATTTGGTAATCGCCTATTGAAACAGTATGTTGTGGCAGAGCCCGAGATTCAG GAGCAAGAGGTTAATGAAGAACTTGAGTTTTTGGTGTTGGCTAGCGACGGATTGTGGGATGTTGTACCAAATGAG GATGCCATCTCCCTCGCAAGACTTGAAGAAGAGCCAGAGGCTGCCGCCCGGAAGCTTACAGAGACTGCATACTCCCGTGGAAGCGCAGACAATATCACATGCATCGTGGTGAGATTTCACCATGAAAAGATGGATGTAGATTCTACTCCTGCTGATGATCAAAATTAA
- the LOC120280468 gene encoding uncharacterized protein LOC120280468 isoform X2 gives MKTSQDPQNTVEASPSAQAQHETQGNHQDNPGGDAPVADSGSISIASSENRKVSREDIELVQNLIERCLQLYMNKGEVVRTLSNRARIEPGFTTLVWQKLEEENSDFFRAYYIRLKLKKQIIMFNQLLEHQYHLMKYPVHPKVPLAPIQNGIHPMPVNNFPMGYPVIQQPPMPATGQPHLDSMSCGLSSCHVVNGIPAPGGFHPIRMNSGNETSDVPHTAPQCSTMSSVSEMAVSPASVASSNHFPFNPSEMSGMGIDASALDSTFPTDVAGTGGLQLGPDGGVGSSRDSLKSLGQLWNFSFSDLTADLTNLEDLGALGDYTGSPFLPSDSDILLDSQEQDDMVEEYFADTITGPCSQSDEEKP, from the exons ATGAAGACCTCGCAG GATCCTCAAAATACTGTGGAAGCATCGCCATCGGCACAAGCTCAACATGAAACTCAAGGTAACCATCAAGATAATCCTGGGGGTGACGCTCCAGTAGCAGACTCAGGTTCAATATCCATTGCAAGCAGTGAAAATAGAAAGGTTTCTCGGGAAGACATTGAGCTT GTTCAAAATCTGATTGAACGGTGTCTTCAGCTGTATATGAATAAAGGGGAAGTAGTTAGGACTCTCTCAAATCGAGCTAGAATAGAACCTGGCTTTACAACTTTAG TATGGCAgaaattggaagaagaaaaCTCTGATTTTTTCAGAGCTTATTACATACGGCTTAAACTTAAAAAGCAAATCATCATGTTCAATCAGTTACTGGAGCACCAGTATCATTTGATGAAGTACCCTGTGCATCCTAAGGTTCCGTTGGCTCCCATACAAAATGGAATTCATCCTATGCCTG TTAACAACTTCCCTATGGGATACCCAGTTATCCAGCAGCCTCCGATGCCAGCTACGGGTCAGCCTCATCTTGATTCCATGAGTTGTGGATTGTCCAGCTGTCATGTAGTCAATGGGATTCCTGCACCAGGCGGGTTTCATCCTATTCGTATGAATTCTGGAAATGA AACATCCGATGTGCCACACACTGCTCCTCAATGCAGCACCATGTCATCAGTCTCAGAGATGGCTGTCAGTCCTGCATCAGTGGCATCTAGTAACCATTTTCCTTTTAATCCTTCTGAGATGTCAGGGATGGGTATTGATGCCTCTGCATTGGATTCCACATTTCCAACTGATGTGGCCGGAACTGGAGGGTTACAGCTAGGACCCGACGGTGGGGTTGGATCCTCAAGAGACTCGCTCAAATCATTAGGACAACTTTGGAATTTCAGTTTCTCAGATCTAACAGCAGATTTAACAAATTTGGAAG ATCTTGGAGCTCTCGGTGATTATACTGGCTCTCCATTCCTTCCGTCCGATTCAGACATTCTGCTCGACTCTCAGGAACAGGATGATATGG TGGAAGAATATTTTGCCGACACCATCACCGGGCCTTGCTCACAATCTGATGAAGAAAAACCATAA
- the LOC120280468 gene encoding uncharacterized protein LOC120280468 isoform X1, with the protein MKTSQDPQNTVEASPSAQAQHETQGNHQDNPGGDAPVADSGSISIASSENRKVSREDIELVQNLIERCLQLYMNKGEVVRTLSNRARIEPGFTTLVWQKLEEENSDFFRAYYIRLKLKKQIIMFNQLLEHQYHLMKYPVHPKVPLAPIQNGIHPMPVNNFPMGYPVIQQPPMPATGQPHLDSMSCGLSSCHVVNGIPAPGGFHPIRMNSGNDIVMDNRTSDVPHTAPQCSTMSSVSEMAVSPASVASSNHFPFNPSEMSGMGIDASALDSTFPTDVAGTGGLQLGPDGGVGSSRDSLKSLGQLWNFSFSDLTADLTNLEDLGALGDYTGSPFLPSDSDILLDSQEQDDMVEEYFADTITGPCSQSDEEKP; encoded by the exons ATGAAGACCTCGCAG GATCCTCAAAATACTGTGGAAGCATCGCCATCGGCACAAGCTCAACATGAAACTCAAGGTAACCATCAAGATAATCCTGGGGGTGACGCTCCAGTAGCAGACTCAGGTTCAATATCCATTGCAAGCAGTGAAAATAGAAAGGTTTCTCGGGAAGACATTGAGCTT GTTCAAAATCTGATTGAACGGTGTCTTCAGCTGTATATGAATAAAGGGGAAGTAGTTAGGACTCTCTCAAATCGAGCTAGAATAGAACCTGGCTTTACAACTTTAG TATGGCAgaaattggaagaagaaaaCTCTGATTTTTTCAGAGCTTATTACATACGGCTTAAACTTAAAAAGCAAATCATCATGTTCAATCAGTTACTGGAGCACCAGTATCATTTGATGAAGTACCCTGTGCATCCTAAGGTTCCGTTGGCTCCCATACAAAATGGAATTCATCCTATGCCTG TTAACAACTTCCCTATGGGATACCCAGTTATCCAGCAGCCTCCGATGCCAGCTACGGGTCAGCCTCATCTTGATTCCATGAGTTGTGGATTGTCCAGCTGTCATGTAGTCAATGGGATTCCTGCACCAGGCGGGTTTCATCCTATTCGTATGAATTCTGGAAATGA TATTGTTATGGACAACAGAACATCCGATGTGCCACACACTGCTCCTCAATGCAGCACCATGTCATCAGTCTCAGAGATGGCTGTCAGTCCTGCATCAGTGGCATCTAGTAACCATTTTCCTTTTAATCCTTCTGAGATGTCAGGGATGGGTATTGATGCCTCTGCATTGGATTCCACATTTCCAACTGATGTGGCCGGAACTGGAGGGTTACAGCTAGGACCCGACGGTGGGGTTGGATCCTCAAGAGACTCGCTCAAATCATTAGGACAACTTTGGAATTTCAGTTTCTCAGATCTAACAGCAGATTTAACAAATTTGGAAG ATCTTGGAGCTCTCGGTGATTATACTGGCTCTCCATTCCTTCCGTCCGATTCAGACATTCTGCTCGACTCTCAGGAACAGGATGATATGG TGGAAGAATATTTTGCCGACACCATCACCGGGCCTTGCTCACAATCTGATGAAGAAAAACCATAA